In the Gemmatimonadota bacterium genome, GCGAAACTTTTGGATGTATTACTTTGTCGGATGAATAGATAGGTCAGAAAATCCGCCCTGGACTAAGGAGAAATGCCTTGAAAACCCATTCTTCTTTTTTGCCGCGCATCTCGGTCACGCGTCCGGTGATGGTCACGGTGACGCTTGTGGCGTTGCTGGTGGTGGGTCTGGTGTCTTATGTTCGACTTCAATCGCAGGCCTTCCCCAGTGGCTGGGAAAACCGATGGCTCTGGGTCGGGGTAGATTTTCCGGGCCTGGCGCCCCAGGAGATTGACAGGCAAATTCGAAGGCCCGTTGAGGAGCACATCCGCACGGTGAAGGGGGTCAGAGGCTTTGAAAGTTTCGCAAGTTCTCAGTGGGGCCTGTGGATGGGGGTCTGGCTGCGGGAAGATGCAAATATGCAACTGGCTTATAATCAACTGGTGGATCGCCTGGACCGGGCGAAGATCGACCTGCCCGAGGAGGTGCGGGATCACACCTTTGTGTGGAAGTGGAATCCAGATACCGACATGGAGGTGATGTGGGTGGGGGTGGCACTGCCCGATGGGGTAGAAGATCCGTATTATTTTTCCGATCTCCACATCAAAAGGCCCCTGGAGCGACTGGAAGGGGTAGCTCAGGTGCAGTTGTGGGGGGTGAATCGCAACGAGGTACTGGTGGAGATCGATGTGGAAAAGATGGTGACGCGAGGGGTGCAGCCCTTCCAACTGGTGATGGGGCTGCGATCAGACAATTTCTCGCTCACAGGAGGCTATGTCCAGGAAGGTGGCAAGAAATTTTTCGTCCGCTCCATGGCGAAATACCACAGCCTGTCGGAGATAGAAAATATCCTGATCCCAACCCAGGACAGCGAAGTTCGCTTAAAAGATGTGGCCCGAGTGGCTTACGATGTGCCCGATCGGCAGTGGTATCAGCGCATCGACGGCAAGCCCGCCATCAATCTTGGCGTGTTTCGGGAACCCGGCGAAAATTTGGTGGATGTGTGCAACCGGGTCCAGGCCGCTTTAGACCAGATTGAGAGCAGAACGGATATCGAATTTGACGCTTTTTTTAACCAGGGCAAGGTGGTCGGAGAGTCGATCCGCAATCTGCGGAACACCGGCCTATGGGGTGGGTTTTTCGCCGCGCTGGTGCTGCTGTTATTCCTCAGGTCTATGCGCATGACCGCGTTGATCACGCTGGCTATTCCGCTTTGTTTGATGATCACGACGACGGCGTTGTATTTTGTGGGATGGACGCTCAATCTCTTCACGATGATGGGGCTGATGGTGGGGGTGGGGATGGTGGTCGATAATGCGATTGTGATTGTTGAAAATATCTACCGGAGGCGGGCGAAGGGTGACGCGCCCCACGAAGCGTCTATTGGTGGTGCCAGTGAGGTGGGGCTGGCCATTACAATGGCCACCTTAACCACCGTGGTCGTTTTTTTGCCCCTGATCTTAATGAGTGGAAGCAGGAACCTCACCTTCCAACTCGCCCGCATCGGAATGCCTGTGGTGGTGGCGCTTGTCGGGTCTTTGTTTGTCGCCCTGTTATTTATCCCACTTGCGGCCAAGCGATTTGGCGGGCGCGATATTAAGGCAGACCTGAGGGTGATTCGCTGGATGCGAGACACTTATCACCGCATGTTATCCTGGACCGTGACGCACCGGCGAGATACGACCTTGATTGTGGTGGGGATGATGGCCACCATGCTTTATCCGCTGGAAAAGGTGAAGACGGCCAACGCGGGCGGATTTAATCTCAATGAGGTCTATGTTCGGGCCTATCCGCCGCCTTTTTTCACCTTTGAGGATATCAGCAAGCTGGGGGCCGAATACGAGGCCTATTTTGAAGCCAGACGGGAACTCTATGGGGTTCGAACGATCCGGCTGAGTTACTGGAAAACGGGTCTGCGTATCCAGGCTTTTCTCCATCATCAGGACGCCGAGGAATGGTGGTACACGGTTTATCGAGATACGAGGGCGAAAATTGGCTTTCCTCTGGATCAGCGCATGAGCAAAAAGGATGTGATCAAAGATATGAAGGAGAATTTCCCCAAGCATGTGGGCGTCCGAAGGTCTGTGAATACCAACAATTCACAGGCGGTGAACACCGATGCCAATATCAAGGTATTTCTCTACGGTGAAGATCAG is a window encoding:
- a CDS encoding efflux RND transporter permease subunit yields the protein MKTHSSFLPRISVTRPVMVTVTLVALLVVGLVSYVRLQSQAFPSGWENRWLWVGVDFPGLAPQEIDRQIRRPVEEHIRTVKGVRGFESFASSQWGLWMGVWLREDANMQLAYNQLVDRLDRAKIDLPEEVRDHTFVWKWNPDTDMEVMWVGVALPDGVEDPYYFSDLHIKRPLERLEGVAQVQLWGVNRNEVLVEIDVEKMVTRGVQPFQLVMGLRSDNFSLTGGYVQEGGKKFFVRSMAKYHSLSEIENILIPTQDSEVRLKDVARVAYDVPDRQWYQRIDGKPAINLGVFREPGENLVDVCNRVQAALDQIESRTDIEFDAFFNQGKVVGESIRNLRNTGLWGGFFAALVLLLFLRSMRMTALITLAIPLCLMITTTALYFVGWTLNLFTMMGLMVGVGMVVDNAIVIVENIYRRRAKGDAPHEASIGGASEVGLAITMATLTTVVVFLPLILMSGSRNLTFQLARIGMPVVVALVGSLFVALLFIPLAAKRFGGRDIKADLRVIRWMRDTYHRMLSWTVTHRRDTTLIVVGMMATMLYPLEKVKTANAGGFNLNEVYVRAYPPPFFTFEDISKLGAEYEAYFEARRELYGVRTIRLSYWKTGLRIQAFLHHQDAEEWWYTVYRDTRAKIGFPLDQRMSKKDVIKDMKENFPKHVGVRRSVNTNNSQAVNTDANIKVFLYGEDQEGLIPLVEEAERRLQTIPEIVNIENDLERAEPEVQVVINRERAKKYGVNAQEVGQSIGFQLRGTFLPRYTSDDREVEVRLRLREMDRQQVAQLKNYMFTSRDGQSIPLSAFASFKVTEGPGTIRRIDGKMRIRLKCFTMEDDLKTLFTDIDRVMDGMSLPYGYSWDRGTEGQRYREENDMMNFAIFLAIIFVFLLMGVLFESIILPFSVLLAVPFSFLGVYWTLYLWDTAMNPMAQVGLIVLIGVVVNNAIVLVDMINRLRAEGMARDEAILEAGFNRFRPILMTTFTTVFGLMPMALGNSSMLGTPYAPLGRTMMGGLLCSTLLTLFVVPLFYTFLDDLRGLLRQVAVMTFPRARSTGGMDAQAAD